From one Thalassobaculum sp. OXR-137 genomic stretch:
- a CDS encoding MFS transporter, producing MTTETPAPAAPKLIHLLAGDAAGELAEQPKATRAYLLNVANGACTKLAEKLAGPDLVLPWLLGAIAAPSGIAAMLMPAKQAGSLLPQLMISGWIRTRARRKWVWVAAGLLQALCLLTMVAAALWFPAAAAGWSIVGLLLAFSIASGCGSVAFQDVTPKTVPSGARGRMLANRSAIGGAFALATGVWLSTGVTGTDALSPLLILIGAAAVLWAAAALLFAGIPEDKSEPGEGRDPLEEIRHGVKLMREVKGFRRFLAARSALLSVEMATPIFVLFAQNHAGATLDDLGIYMVASGLAAVLSSPIWGAFSDDSARKVMTVSAVLGVVAAASALALPAVVPEESRHWAFAGVFLILGVAVAGVRLGRKTYLADGAPEEERPLYVAFSNTAAGIVAIGFMGLGVVAEVTNVSTTVIVLGALSALGVVLSRTMPKASRMAEAD from the coding sequence ATGACGACCGAGACCCCCGCGCCCGCCGCCCCGAAACTCATCCATCTGCTCGCCGGAGACGCCGCCGGAGAGCTCGCCGAGCAGCCCAAGGCCACCCGCGCCTACCTGCTGAACGTGGCCAACGGCGCCTGCACCAAGCTGGCGGAGAAACTCGCGGGGCCGGACCTTGTACTGCCCTGGCTGCTGGGTGCCATCGCCGCCCCTTCGGGGATCGCCGCCATGCTGATGCCGGCCAAGCAGGCAGGCTCGCTCCTGCCGCAACTCATGATCTCCGGCTGGATCCGGACCCGGGCACGACGCAAATGGGTCTGGGTCGCCGCCGGCCTGCTCCAGGCCCTGTGCCTGCTGACGATGGTGGCGGCGGCTCTGTGGTTCCCCGCGGCTGCGGCCGGGTGGAGCATTGTCGGCCTCCTGCTCGCCTTCAGCATCGCCAGCGGCTGCGGCTCGGTTGCGTTCCAGGACGTGACGCCGAAGACCGTGCCGTCGGGCGCGCGCGGCCGGATGCTGGCGAACCGGTCGGCCATCGGCGGCGCCTTCGCGCTGGCGACCGGCGTCTGGTTGTCCACCGGCGTGACGGGCACCGACGCCCTGTCGCCGCTGCTGATCCTGATCGGGGCCGCGGCGGTACTGTGGGCCGCCGCAGCCCTTCTCTTCGCCGGCATTCCGGAGGACAAGAGCGAGCCCGGCGAGGGGCGCGATCCGTTGGAGGAGATACGACACGGGGTGAAGCTGATGCGCGAGGTCAAGGGGTTCCGCCGCTTCCTCGCCGCCCGCTCCGCCCTGCTGTCCGTCGAGATGGCGACACCGATCTTCGTGCTTTTCGCCCAGAACCATGCCGGAGCGACCCTTGACGATCTCGGCATCTATATGGTGGCGAGCGGTCTGGCGGCGGTCCTGTCCAGCCCGATCTGGGGCGCGTTCTCCGACGATTCCGCCCGCAAGGTGATGACGGTCAGCGCCGTTCTGGGCGTGGTCGCGGCGGCATCCGCCCTCGCCCTCCCTGCTGTGGTGCCGGAGGAGAGCCGCCACTGGGCCTTCGCCGGGGTGTTCCTGATCCTCGGCGTGGCGGTCGCCGGGGTCCGGCTCGGCCGCAAGACCTATCTCGCCGACGGCGCGCCGGAGGAGGAGCGGCCGCTCTATGTCGCCTTCTCCAACACCGCCGCCGGGATCGTCGCCATCGGCTTCATGGGGCTTGGGGTCGTTGCCGAAGTCACGAACGTCTCGACCACCGTCATCGTCCTCGGCGCCCTGTCCGCCCTCGGCGTCGTGCTGTCGCGCACCATGCCGAAGGCCAGCCGGATGGCGGAGGCCGATTGA
- the msrP gene encoding protein-methionine-sulfoxide reductase catalytic subunit MsrP, protein MLIKRPKGWELPERLVTPESVYLNRRALLRGLGIGTVLAGSGALAACGDEASADNETVQLADLPPDPSAGLYPVKRNERYTVDRPITEEKMATTYNNFYEFGSSKNIWREAQDLPIRPWTVTFDGMVEQERTVAIDDLLAAMPLEERVYRHRCVEAWSMTVPWSGFALKSLVEYAKPLSSAKYLVMQTFQNSDIAPGQKQVWYPWPYVEGLTIEEATNELAFIATGLYGKPIPRQNGAPLRLAVPWKYGFKSVKSIVRFTFTDKRPVSFWEELQASEYGFWANVNPEVSHPRWSQASERVLGTGDMVPTLLYNGYEEFVGDLYKGLEGESLYM, encoded by the coding sequence ATGCTGATCAAGCGGCCGAAGGGCTGGGAACTGCCGGAACGGCTCGTCACGCCGGAGAGCGTCTACCTGAACCGGCGCGCACTGCTGCGCGGGCTCGGCATCGGAACGGTGCTCGCCGGAAGCGGTGCGCTGGCGGCGTGCGGCGACGAGGCCTCGGCGGATAACGAGACGGTCCAGCTCGCCGACCTGCCGCCGGACCCGTCGGCCGGACTCTATCCCGTGAAACGCAACGAGCGCTACACGGTCGACCGGCCGATCACCGAAGAGAAGATGGCCACCACCTACAACAATTTCTACGAGTTCGGGTCGTCCAAGAACATCTGGCGGGAGGCGCAGGATCTGCCGATCCGGCCCTGGACCGTGACCTTCGACGGCATGGTCGAGCAGGAACGCACGGTCGCCATCGACGACCTGCTGGCGGCGATGCCGCTGGAGGAGCGGGTCTACCGCCACCGCTGCGTCGAAGCCTGGTCGATGACGGTGCCGTGGTCCGGCTTCGCGCTGAAGTCGCTGGTGGAGTACGCCAAGCCGCTGTCCTCGGCCAAGTACCTGGTGATGCAGACCTTCCAGAATTCCGACATCGCGCCGGGCCAGAAGCAGGTCTGGTACCCCTGGCCGTACGTGGAGGGGCTGACCATCGAGGAGGCGACCAACGAGCTCGCCTTCATCGCCACCGGCCTCTATGGCAAGCCGATTCCCCGTCAGAACGGTGCCCCCTTGCGGCTCGCGGTGCCGTGGAAATACGGCTTCAAGTCGGTCAAGTCGATCGTCCGCTTTACCTTCACCGACAAGCGTCCGGTGTCGTTCTGGGAAGAACTCCAGGCCAGCGAGTACGGCTTTTGGGCCAATGTGAACCCGGAGGTATCGCATCCCCGCTGGAGCCAGGCGTCGGAGCGGGTGCTGGGGACCGGCGATATGGTGCCGACCCTGCTGTACAACGGCTACGAAGAGTTCGTGGGCGATCTGTACAAGGGGCTGGAGGGCGAGAGCCTGTATATGTGA
- a CDS encoding SDR family NAD(P)-dependent oxidoreductase, whose amino-acid sequence MGRLDGKIAIITGAAAGIGKASAALFAREGATVVMADVKSELGEAAAAAIRDAGGNVEFVTADVSKEDDVRALVDGTVERHGRLDVLYNNAGGATPKDGKVTEMPLDEFWRTISVDLFGPFLGCRFAIPHMERNGGGSIINTTSIRALTGTAGADAYSSAKGGVIALTKALAMQWHTAGIRVNAIGPGMVLTERVAAMLDPKTNPIAIKSLMGPMDPDDIAYLALYLASDEARKITGAIYPAESGASAH is encoded by the coding sequence ATGGGCAGGCTCGACGGAAAGATCGCGATCATCACCGGGGCGGCGGCCGGGATCGGCAAGGCCTCGGCGGCCCTGTTCGCCCGCGAGGGTGCGACAGTGGTGATGGCCGACGTGAAATCGGAGCTGGGCGAGGCGGCGGCCGCCGCGATCCGGGATGCCGGAGGCAATGTCGAGTTCGTGACCGCCGACGTCTCCAAGGAGGACGACGTTCGCGCGCTGGTCGACGGCACCGTGGAACGTCACGGCCGCCTGGACGTGCTCTACAACAATGCCGGCGGTGCCACGCCCAAGGACGGCAAGGTCACCGAGATGCCGCTGGACGAGTTCTGGCGCACGATCTCGGTCGACCTGTTCGGCCCGTTCCTCGGCTGCCGCTTCGCCATTCCGCATATGGAGCGCAACGGCGGCGGCTCGATCATCAACACCACCTCGATCCGCGCGCTGACCGGCACCGCCGGGGCGGACGCCTATTCCTCGGCCAAGGGCGGCGTCATCGCCCTGACCAAGGCGCTGGCCATGCAGTGGCACACCGCCGGCATCCGAGTGAACGCCATCGGGCCGGGCATGGTCCTGACCGAGCGGGTGGCGGCGATGCTCGACCCCAAGACCAACCCGATCGCCATCAAATCGCTGATGGGGCCGATGGATCCGGATGACATCGCCTACCTGGCCCTGTATCTCGCCAGCGACGAAGCGCGAAAGATCACCGGTGCGATCTACCCGGCCGAGAGCGGGGCGAGCGCGCACTGA
- the lgt gene encoding prolipoprotein diacylglyceryl transferase, translating to MLPAIPFPVIDPVAVAIGPFAIRWYALAYIAGILLGWKYAVWLARRQPVFFEAKLIDDLVFYATIGIVLGGRLGYVLFYNFSYYAAHPLEIFMVWQGGMSFHGGFLGVVVATALFARRVGAPVLAIGDLVAAAAPIGIFFGRLANFINGELFGRPAPDVPWAMAFPHGGPIPRHPSQLYEAALEGLVLFVVLLVLARRESIRRRPGIVIGAFFAGYGIARIVCEFFREPDVQLGFILPHVTMGQILSLPMVAVGTAIIVWAARREPVATK from the coding sequence ATCCTGCCCGCCATTCCGTTCCCGGTGATAGACCCGGTCGCGGTCGCCATCGGACCCTTCGCGATCCGATGGTACGCGCTCGCGTATATCGCCGGGATCCTGCTGGGCTGGAAATACGCCGTCTGGCTGGCCCGGCGGCAGCCGGTGTTCTTCGAGGCTAAGCTGATCGACGACCTGGTGTTCTACGCCACCATCGGCATCGTCCTCGGCGGGCGGCTCGGCTACGTGCTGTTCTACAATTTCTCCTATTACGCCGCCCATCCTCTGGAGATCTTCATGGTCTGGCAGGGCGGCATGTCGTTCCATGGCGGCTTCCTCGGCGTGGTGGTCGCCACAGCGCTGTTCGCCCGCAGGGTCGGCGCACCGGTGCTGGCGATCGGTGACCTGGTCGCCGCCGCCGCACCGATCGGGATCTTCTTCGGACGGCTCGCCAATTTCATCAACGGCGAGCTGTTCGGCCGGCCGGCGCCCGATGTGCCTTGGGCCATGGCCTTTCCCCATGGCGGGCCGATCCCGCGTCATCCCTCCCAGCTCTACGAGGCCGCTCTTGAAGGGCTGGTGCTTTTCGTCGTGCTGCTGGTTCTGGCGCGGCGGGAGAGCATCCGGCGGCGACCGGGCATCGTGATCGGTGCCTTCTTTGCCGGCTACGGGATCGCGCGCATCGTCTGCGAGTTCTTCCGCGAGCCCGACGTCCAGCTCGGCTTCATCCTGCCGCATGTGACCATGGGCCAGATTCTCAGCCTGCCGATGGTCGCGGTCGGCACTGCGATCATCGTTTGGGCGGCGCGGCGGGAACCCGTCGCGACGAAGTGA
- a CDS encoding class I SAM-dependent methyltransferase — translation MSAVSLLDHLRRRVAAEGPLSLPEVMADTLTHPRFGYYATRDPFGAGGDFVTAPEVSQMFGELIGLWAAVVWQQMGSPGWVHLVELGPGRGTLMADALRATRPVPGFHTALEIHLVEASRTLREIQGRVLSDYSPTWHDDVSHLPDGPAIVIANEFFDALPIAQLQRTGAGWHERRLAFDPESGAPIWTLTPGMSPLAALVNPRILATARPGDIAEVSPASLSVADVLAKRIVGQGGAALVIDYGHARSGVGDTLQAVQAHRPVDVLATLGEADLTAHVDFAALAQVVKQAGGAAHGPTTQGAFLSALGIVQRAQALMAKATPEQARDIEAATVRLIGPDEMGTLFKVAAWTGPMDAPPPGFEA, via the coding sequence GTGAGCGCCGTGTCGCTGCTCGACCATCTGCGTCGGCGGGTGGCGGCCGAAGGACCGCTGTCGCTGCCCGAGGTGATGGCCGATACCCTGACCCATCCGCGCTTCGGCTATTACGCAACCCGCGATCCGTTCGGCGCCGGGGGCGATTTCGTCACCGCGCCCGAAGTCAGCCAGATGTTCGGCGAGCTGATCGGCCTGTGGGCGGCGGTGGTCTGGCAGCAGATGGGCTCGCCCGGCTGGGTGCACTTGGTCGAGCTCGGCCCCGGCCGCGGCACGCTGATGGCCGATGCGCTGCGGGCCACCCGCCCGGTCCCTGGCTTCCATACCGCGCTGGAGATCCATCTGGTGGAGGCGAGCCGGACCCTGCGCGAGATCCAGGGCCGTGTGTTGTCGGACTATTCTCCGACCTGGCATGACGACGTATCGCACCTGCCCGACGGTCCCGCCATCGTCATCGCCAACGAGTTCTTCGACGCCCTGCCGATCGCGCAATTGCAGCGCACCGGCGCGGGCTGGCACGAAAGGCGGCTGGCCTTCGATCCCGAGTCGGGGGCGCCAATCTGGACGCTGACCCCGGGCATGTCTCCGCTGGCGGCCCTTGTGAATCCGCGGATCCTGGCCACGGCGCGTCCGGGAGACATCGCCGAGGTGTCGCCAGCCTCCCTGTCCGTCGCCGACGTGCTGGCGAAGCGGATCGTCGGCCAGGGCGGGGCGGCGCTGGTCATCGATTACGGCCACGCCCGCAGCGGCGTCGGCGACACCCTGCAGGCCGTCCAGGCGCACAGGCCCGTCGACGTACTGGCCACCCTTGGAGAAGCGGACCTGACCGCCCATGTGGATTTCGCCGCGCTTGCCCAGGTTGTGAAGCAGGCCGGCGGCGCCGCCCATGGGCCGACCACCCAGGGCGCCTTCCTGAGCGCGCTCGGCATCGTCCAGCGGGCTCAGGCGCTGATGGCGAAGGCGACGCCGGAGCAGGCGCGCGATATCGAGGCGGCGACGGTCCGCTTGATCGGTCCCGACGAAATGGGCACCCTGTTCAAGGTCGCGGCCTGGACCGGCCCGATGGACGCCCCCCCGCCCGGGTTCGAGGCTTAG
- the pgeF gene encoding peptidoglycan editing factor PgeF, which translates to MFQIDGFDENGIAHAFFSRRGGVSRGIYTSLNCGRGSRDDPKAVEANRARAAAALDMPPGTLFTNHQIHSNKVVVIDETGEPDAKREADALVTNRRGIVIGALAADCAPVLFAAPGDGVIGAAHAGWRGALDGVCDATVDAMIDLGVRADGIKAAVGPCIGVESYEVGPEFPAPFLDQDSANGRFFEKAERDGHFLFDLSGYLVHRLSRLGLGEVVRMSADTCRDEANFFSYRRSRHRNEPDYGRQLAAITLGA; encoded by the coding sequence TTGTTCCAGATCGACGGTTTCGACGAAAACGGCATCGCCCACGCCTTCTTCTCCCGCCGCGGCGGTGTGAGTCGGGGCATATACACGTCTCTCAACTGCGGACGCGGATCGCGCGACGATCCCAAGGCGGTGGAGGCCAACCGCGCGCGCGCGGCGGCCGCCCTCGACATGCCGCCCGGCACCCTGTTCACCAATCACCAGATCCACTCCAACAAGGTCGTGGTGATCGACGAGACCGGCGAGCCGGACGCCAAGCGCGAGGCCGATGCCCTGGTCACCAACCGGCGGGGCATCGTCATCGGGGCGCTGGCCGCCGACTGCGCGCCGGTGCTGTTCGCGGCTCCCGGCGACGGCGTGATCGGTGCCGCCCATGCCGGATGGCGCGGGGCGCTCGACGGTGTCTGCGACGCGACGGTGGACGCCATGATCGATCTCGGAGTGCGCGCCGACGGCATCAAGGCGGCGGTCGGTCCCTGCATCGGCGTGGAATCGTATGAGGTGGGCCCGGAGTTTCCGGCCCCCTTCCTCGATCAGGACTCGGCCAATGGCCGCTTTTTCGAAAAGGCGGAGCGGGACGGGCATTTCCTGTTCGACCTGTCCGGCTATCTGGTGCACCGGCTGTCGCGGCTCGGGCTCGGGGAGGTCGTGCGGATGAGTGCCGATACCTGCCGGGACGAAGCCAACTTCTTCAGCTACCGCCGATCCCGGCACCGCAACGAACCGGATTACGGCCGGCAGCTCGCCGCCATCACACTGGGCGCCTGA
- a CDS encoding Xaa-Pro peptidase family protein, with protein MALHFTRAEFEARKTQTLAAMEAAGLDGLLMFRQESMFWLTGYDTFGFCFFQCLYLGSDGRVVLLTRAPDLRQAQNTSTIEDIRIWVDRDGATPADDLRDVLESVGGRGKRLGVEYDAYGLNARNGKRLDAALDGFATLEDASELVSLLRLVKSPAELEYVRRAGVLADDALKEAHRLTGPGVDEGEILAAMQGAVFKGGGDYPGNEFIIGSGGDALLCRYFTGRKTLAAQDQLTLEFAGAYRHYHACLMRTIPVGPVPDHQVHMFNACAEALEACKAALRPGRPIGEVFDAHARVMDANGLRHARLNACGYSLGAVFAPIWMDFPMFYHGNPVEAAPGMVFFLHMILMDSEAQLAMTLGETVIVTDGAPERLSAMPLELVTR; from the coding sequence ATGGCACTGCACTTCACCCGCGCCGAGTTCGAGGCGCGCAAGACACAGACCTTGGCGGCGATGGAGGCGGCGGGCCTCGACGGGCTGCTGATGTTCCGCCAGGAGAGCATGTTCTGGCTGACCGGGTACGACACCTTCGGCTTCTGCTTCTTCCAGTGCCTGTATCTCGGTAGTGATGGCCGGGTCGTGCTGCTGACCCGCGCGCCCGACCTGCGCCAGGCCCAGAACACCTCGACCATCGAGGATATCCGTATCTGGGTCGACCGGGACGGGGCGACACCGGCCGACGACCTGCGCGACGTGCTTGAGTCGGTCGGTGGGCGCGGCAAGCGGTTGGGGGTGGAGTATGACGCCTACGGGCTGAACGCCCGCAACGGCAAGCGCCTGGACGCGGCGCTGGACGGCTTCGCCACCCTGGAGGACGCCTCCGAGCTGGTCTCGCTGCTGCGGCTGGTGAAGTCGCCGGCCGAGCTGGAGTATGTCCGCCGCGCCGGCGTGCTGGCCGACGACGCGCTGAAGGAGGCGCACCGGCTGACCGGTCCCGGCGTGGACGAGGGCGAGATCCTGGCCGCCATGCAGGGAGCGGTGTTCAAGGGCGGCGGGGACTACCCCGGAAACGAGTTCATCATCGGCAGCGGCGGCGACGCGCTGCTGTGCCGCTACTTCACCGGCCGTAAGACCTTGGCGGCGCAGGACCAACTCACTTTGGAGTTTGCCGGGGCATACCGGCACTACCATGCCTGCCTGATGCGCACGATCCCGGTAGGACCGGTGCCGGACCACCAGGTGCATATGTTCAACGCCTGCGCCGAGGCGCTCGAAGCGTGCAAGGCGGCGCTGCGCCCCGGCCGGCCGATCGGCGAGGTGTTCGACGCCCATGCGCGGGTGATGGACGCCAACGGCCTGCGCCACGCCCGTCTGAACGCCTGCGGCTATTCCCTGGGCGCGGTCTTCGCGCCGATCTGGATGGACTTCCCCATGTTCTATCACGGCAACCCGGTGGAGGCGGCGCCGGGCATGGTGTTCTTCCTGCACATGATCCTGATGGACAGCGAGGCCCAGCTCGCCATGACCCTGGGCGAGACGGTCATCGTCACCGACGGTGCGCCGGAGCGGCTGTCCGCCATGCCGCTCGAACTCGTGACCAGATAG
- a CDS encoding TIGR01841 family phasin codes for MAEFKNPFLDFDVQKMMGEFKIPNVDVDGIVAAHKRNFDAIAQANQIAAEGMQAIMRRQSEIAQAAIAEVQSNLQAIATQGAPEEKLAQQAAIAKSTLEQALANLKELQEMVAKSNAEASGIINKRIMESLDEVKTAIEKSKK; via the coding sequence ATGGCCGAGTTCAAAAACCCGTTCCTGGACTTCGACGTTCAGAAGATGATGGGCGAGTTCAAGATCCCCAACGTGGATGTCGACGGCATCGTCGCCGCCCACAAGCGGAATTTCGACGCCATCGCGCAGGCGAACCAGATCGCCGCCGAGGGCATGCAGGCGATCATGCGCCGCCAGAGCGAGATCGCTCAGGCCGCGATCGCCGAGGTCCAGTCGAACCTGCAGGCCATCGCCACCCAGGGCGCGCCGGAAGAGAAGCTGGCGCAGCAGGCCGCGATCGCCAAGTCGACCCTCGAGCAGGCGCTGGCCAACCTGAAGGAACTTCAGGAGATGGTCGCGAAGTCCAACGCCGAGGCGTCGGGCATCATCAACAAGCGCATCATGGAATCCCTCGACGAGGTCAAGACCGCGATCGAGAAGTCCAAGAAGTAA
- a CDS encoding tRNA-binding protein: protein MAEKRAAEITYDDFLTVDIRVGTVIEAQPFPEARKPAIKLWIDFGEEIGVKKTSAQITVHYTPENMVGRQVAAVVNFPPRQIGPFMSEVLTLGFMDENGQTVLVSPSTKVPNGGRLH, encoded by the coding sequence ATGGCGGAAAAACGCGCGGCGGAAATCACCTATGACGATTTCCTGACGGTCGATATCCGGGTCGGCACGGTGATCGAGGCGCAGCCTTTTCCGGAGGCGCGCAAGCCGGCGATCAAGCTGTGGATCGATTTCGGCGAGGAGATCGGAGTGAAGAAGACCTCGGCCCAGATCACCGTGCACTACACGCCAGAAAACATGGTCGGCCGCCAGGTCGCGGCGGTGGTGAACTTCCCCCCGCGCCAGATCGGCCCGTTCATGAGCGAGGTCCTGACCCTGGGCTTCATGGACGAAAACGGCCAGACGGTGCTGGTTTCCCCGTCGACGAAAGTTCCGAACGGCGGCCGCCTGCACTGA
- a CDS encoding PAS domain-containing protein has protein sequence MKSVSQTDGPPSPQSASAAVGRLVGLPSLSTVWTVTRSAQGETAAPDAASRQRDVTYDSLEIQDHPRHPGVAAFAALWDAKRQGACLPAREDFPVEDLQPWFGHVLIMDVASGATDFRYRMIGTEITAFRDRDYTGKWISECSFGESRESMIATFRNPVVQRRPVFRSGWVQWPVDGTWRSFDSVHCPLATDGRTADMTIGVLYFDAFPPPGTDE, from the coding sequence GTGAAGAGCGTGTCGCAAACCGACGGTCCACCCTCTCCCCAAAGTGCTTCGGCGGCGGTCGGCCGGCTGGTCGGCCTGCCGTCGCTGTCGACCGTCTGGACCGTCACGAGGTCGGCGCAGGGGGAAACCGCTGCGCCCGACGCGGCGTCCCGGCAGCGCGACGTCACCTACGACAGTCTCGAGATCCAGGACCATCCGCGCCACCCCGGGGTGGCCGCCTTCGCCGCGCTCTGGGATGCCAAGCGGCAGGGGGCGTGCCTGCCGGCGCGCGAGGACTTCCCGGTGGAGGATCTGCAACCCTGGTTCGGCCATGTGCTGATCATGGATGTCGCCTCCGGCGCGACCGACTTCCGCTATCGGATGATCGGCACCGAGATCACCGCCTTCCGCGACCGCGACTACACCGGCAAATGGATCTCCGAATGCAGCTTCGGCGAATCCCGGGAGTCGATGATCGCCACCTTCCGCAATCCCGTGGTCCAGCGCCGCCCGGTCTTTCGCTCTGGCTGGGTCCAGTGGCCGGTCGACGGCACCTGGCGCAGCTTCGACAGCGTGCACTGCCCCCTCGCGACGGACGGTCGCACCGCGGACATGACGATCGGCGTGCTCTACTTCGACGCTTTTCCCCCGCCTGGAACGGATGAATGA
- a CDS encoding methyl-accepting chemotaxis protein: MRIGFRIGAGFAGVVTLTLVLGATGWLALERYSDQVSHADRVAEIERLIRDAQIAAGSFRISGDATDRDDAFGHLDEAAARADAVDQPATAATIVEYRRQFDTLVAARTNADRLIAEIQSNTVEFERLAGNIRRSQDERRAELNRQRDAAQADQSEKLQIEELTRALILATLSARRDEAVYLRTRDPADASAAREATKAMFLTAIKLKKLTTGSDAEKPVALLAAAVGGYRKALESLVSTVEANQDVTAAVTELETVSKRINAFAAALARKETAAYEKARAMADAATADAEAASDITTLAADLVTAVKQVDVNIREVVAANGEGPAVTGQVFAFGTLERLVRQLAERLPDSDSIGQFSSMVEDGKARFDQLVEALRTRTTAAEEMTVAAEAVADQVGASVAASIAARTDDKTLSTLLILAGTAAAALLAVVLAVFLGRGITHPLRSITGAMERLADNDLQVDIPGVNRKDEIADIARCVQVFKDNAQRVRRLEKEQEEADARAEAEKRRSLDALAASFEESVGKLVEGLTSQVADVRARAEAMANSSTASLSRADAVAISSEQSTANVKAVSEAAEELASASAEIGSQVARAAEMARGASTQAGIGNERIVALADTATRIGAVIALIQEIAEQTNLLALNATIEAARAGDAGKGFAVVASEVKNLATQTAKATDDIRQQIEQMQGASGEAVKAIETIAHAVAGLDEMNAAVAAAVDEQAATTSTIAGNSQDAAAQTLKVSSEIAEVSDASRETGRSAEEVLSTCNVLEAEMRSLEREVGGFVQRIRAG, encoded by the coding sequence ATGCGTATTGGTTTTCGGATTGGAGCAGGATTCGCTGGGGTCGTTACGCTCACCCTCGTCCTCGGCGCAACCGGTTGGCTCGCTCTCGAACGCTATTCCGATCAGGTCTCCCACGCGGATCGCGTCGCCGAGATCGAGCGTCTGATCCGCGATGCCCAGATCGCCGCCGGCTCCTTTCGGATCTCCGGCGACGCGACCGATCGCGACGACGCGTTCGGTCATCTGGACGAGGCGGCGGCTCGGGCCGACGCGGTCGATCAGCCGGCAACCGCCGCGACCATCGTGGAATATCGCCGCCAGTTCGACACGCTGGTCGCCGCCAGAACCAATGCCGACCGCCTGATCGCCGAGATCCAGTCCAATACCGTCGAGTTCGAACGCTTGGCCGGCAACATCCGGCGCAGCCAGGACGAGCGGCGCGCCGAACTCAATCGCCAACGCGATGCGGCGCAGGCCGATCAGTCGGAGAAGCTGCAGATCGAGGAACTGACCCGGGCGCTGATCCTGGCGACCCTGAGTGCCCGGCGCGATGAGGCCGTCTACCTGAGGACCCGCGATCCGGCCGACGCGAGCGCGGCGCGCGAGGCCACAAAGGCCATGTTCCTGACGGCCATCAAGCTCAAGAAACTGACCACAGGCAGCGATGCGGAGAAGCCGGTGGCCCTGCTGGCTGCCGCTGTCGGCGGATACCGCAAAGCTCTGGAATCCCTCGTGTCCACCGTCGAGGCGAACCAGGACGTGACTGCCGCGGTCACCGAGTTGGAGACCGTGTCGAAGCGGATCAACGCCTTCGCCGCCGCGCTCGCCCGGAAGGAGACGGCCGCCTACGAAAAGGCGCGGGCCATGGCGGACGCCGCCACGGCCGACGCGGAAGCGGCATCCGACATCACCACGCTGGCGGCCGACCTGGTGACGGCGGTGAAGCAGGTGGACGTCAACATCCGCGAGGTGGTCGCCGCCAATGGCGAGGGCCCTGCGGTCACCGGCCAGGTCTTCGCCTTCGGCACTCTCGAGAGACTGGTCAGGCAACTGGCCGAACGCCTGCCCGACAGCGACTCCATCGGCCAGTTCAGCTCGATGGTGGAAGACGGCAAGGCAAGATTCGACCAGTTGGTCGAGGCGCTTCGCACCCGGACGACGGCCGCCGAGGAGATGACCGTCGCCGCCGAGGCCGTGGCCGATCAGGTCGGGGCCAGCGTCGCCGCCTCCATCGCCGCGCGCACCGACGACAAGACACTCTCGACCCTGCTGATCCTGGCCGGGACGGCCGCAGCCGCCCTCCTCGCCGTCGTGCTGGCGGTCTTCCTTGGCCGGGGGATCACCCACCCGCTGCGGTCGATCACCGGCGCGATGGAACGGCTGGCCGACAACGACCTTCAGGTCGACATCCCCGGCGTGAACCGCAAGGACGAGATCGCCGATATCGCGCGCTGCGTCCAGGTGTTCAAGGACAACGCCCAGCGGGTCCGCCGCCTGGAAAAGGAACAGGAGGAGGCCGACGCCCGGGCCGAGGCCGAGAAGCGCCGGTCGCTCGATGCCCTGGCCGCCAGCTTCGAGGAGTCGGTGGGCAAACTGGTGGAGGGCCTGACCTCGCAGGTCGCCGACGTGCGGGCGCGGGCGGAGGCCATGGCCAACTCGTCGACCGCCTCCCTGTCCCGCGCCGACGCCGTGGCGATCTCGTCGGAACAGTCCACCGCCAATGTGAAAGCGGTGTCCGAAGCGGCGGAGGAACTGGCCTCGGCGTCGGCGGAGATCGGCTCCCAGGTTGCCCGGGCGGCGGAAATGGCGCGCGGCGCCAGCACCCAGGCGGGCATCGGCAACGAACGGATCGTGGCCCTGGCCGACACGGCGACCCGGATCGGCGCGGTGATCGCGCTTATCCAGGAGATTGCCGAACAGACCAACCTGCTGGCCCTGAACGCCACCATCGAGGCCGCCCGCGCGGGCGATGCCGGCAAAGGCTTCGCGGTGGTGGCCTCGGAGGTCAAGAACCTGGCGACCCAGACGGCCAAGGCCACCGACGATATCCGCCAGCAGATCGAGCAGATGCAGGGTGCGAGCGGCGAGGCGGTCAAGGCGATCGAGACGATCGCCCACGCCGTCGCAGGACTGGACGAGATGAATGCCGCCGTCGCCGCCGCGGTCGACGAACAGGCGGCCACGACCTCGACCATCGCCGGCAACAGCCAGGATGCCGCGGCCCAGACCCTGAAGGTGTCGTCCGAGATCGCCGAGGTGAGCGATGCCTCCCGCGAGACCGGCCGCAGCGCCGAGGAAGTGCTGAGCACCTGCAACGTGCTGGAGGCCGAGATGCGCAGCCTCGAGCGCGAAGTGGGCGGCTTCGTTCAACGGATCCGGGCAGGGTAA